The Streptomyces spororaveus genome includes a region encoding these proteins:
- a CDS encoding agmatine deiminase family protein, translating into MNDHAVNRPAGEGMGRRTFLTAAGLTAAAAALAATEGRAGAASLFRPAAAGTFRVPIEDVRHTRTWMAWPDSTSIWGNRLGGVQQDIALIARTIAKYEPVYICANSGSAAKARSMCGSTVTVISTIPVDDCWMRDTGPVFRTDGSGGLDAVGLNFNGWGKKQTHARDNLVAGRIASYVGVPFTAAALVGEGGAVEQDGAGTLMATRSSLVNRNRNPDRSQAQIESALLAAYGASKVIWFDGVKGQDITDDHVDATSRFLAPGRAAVQMPLASDNDVYAKDARQQYQILSASTPAGGARMTVDQIQGPDYNKIRSANPDFLASYANYYLCNGAVISAHFGDTRADSAAKATLARLYPGRTVEQLNIDRLGTGGGGIHCVTQQQPVP; encoded by the coding sequence ATGAACGATCACGCAGTGAACCGGCCCGCAGGCGAGGGCATGGGCAGACGCACGTTCCTGACGGCGGCGGGACTCACCGCCGCCGCTGCCGCGCTGGCGGCGACCGAAGGGCGGGCGGGCGCCGCCTCCCTGTTCCGTCCGGCGGCGGCGGGCACCTTCCGCGTTCCGATCGAGGACGTCCGGCACACCCGTACCTGGATGGCCTGGCCGGACTCCACCTCCATCTGGGGCAACAGGCTCGGCGGAGTGCAGCAGGACATCGCACTCATCGCACGCACCATCGCCAAGTACGAGCCGGTCTACATCTGCGCCAACTCCGGCAGCGCGGCCAAGGCCCGCTCGATGTGCGGCTCCACCGTCACCGTCATCAGCACGATCCCCGTCGACGACTGCTGGATGCGCGACACCGGGCCCGTCTTCCGCACCGACGGATCCGGCGGTCTGGACGCCGTCGGCCTGAACTTCAACGGCTGGGGCAAGAAGCAGACCCACGCCCGGGACAACCTGGTCGCCGGACGGATCGCCTCGTACGTCGGGGTCCCCTTCACCGCCGCCGCCCTGGTCGGCGAGGGCGGCGCGGTCGAACAGGACGGCGCCGGCACCCTGATGGCCACCCGCAGCAGCCTGGTCAACAGGAACCGCAACCCCGACAGGTCGCAGGCGCAGATCGAGTCCGCCCTGCTCGCCGCCTACGGCGCCTCCAAGGTCATCTGGTTCGACGGCGTCAAGGGCCAGGACATCACCGACGACCACGTGGACGCGACCTCGCGCTTCCTCGCCCCCGGCCGGGCCGCCGTCCAGATGCCCCTGGCCTCGGACAACGACGTCTACGCCAAGGACGCGCGCCAGCAGTACCAGATCCTCTCCGCCTCCACCCCGGCCGGTGGCGCGCGCATGACGGTCGATCAGATCCAGGGCCCCGACTACAACAAGATCCGTTCCGCCAACCCGGACTTCCTCGCCTCCTACGCCAACTACTACCTGTGCAACGGCGCGGTCATCAGCGCCCACTTCGGCGACACCCGCGCCGACAGCGCGGCGAAGGCCACCCTGGCCCGCCTCTACCCCGGCCGCACCGTCGAGCAGCTCAACATCGACCGGCTCGGCACCGGCGGCGGCGGGATCCACTGCGTCACCCAGCAGCAGCCCGTCCCGTAA
- a CDS encoding TetR/AcrR family transcriptional regulator — MAAVAKDSGGRSAAPPARAGRARSSAKGEQTRARLIAAARTLLAGELSEGFTTRNVAALSGVSHGMCHYHFQDRTDLVLAVIEDIRPEWITPLEAAVSGPGSFAERAERVVGLLGRPEGAELSHLHSALHWQALNDSRVRESLESEYRRWRACFVGLFQVLADECGGGLDPRHLGLAVAAAVDGLAAMDSLGADGGTEPVLRTLIRTLAAGAGSGP; from the coding sequence ATGGCAGCTGTCGCGAAGGACTCCGGGGGCCGGTCGGCCGCTCCCCCCGCAAGGGCCGGCCGGGCACGGTCTTCGGCGAAGGGCGAGCAGACCCGGGCACGGCTGATCGCCGCCGCGCGGACCCTGCTCGCGGGCGAGCTCAGCGAGGGCTTCACCACGCGCAACGTCGCGGCGCTGTCCGGCGTTTCGCACGGGATGTGCCACTACCACTTCCAGGACCGGACGGATCTCGTCCTCGCGGTCATCGAGGACATCCGCCCGGAGTGGATCACACCGCTGGAGGCGGCGGTGTCCGGTCCCGGCTCCTTCGCCGAGCGCGCCGAACGGGTCGTCGGGCTGCTCGGCCGGCCCGAGGGGGCCGAGCTGTCCCACCTCCATTCCGCCCTGCACTGGCAGGCGTTGAACGACTCCCGGGTCCGGGAGAGCCTGGAATCCGAGTACCGGCGCTGGCGCGCCTGCTTCGTCGGCCTCTTCCAGGTCCTGGCCGACGAATGCGGCGGGGGTCTCGACCCGCGTCACCTGGGACTGGCCGTGGCCGCCGCCGTGGACGGCCTGGCCGCCATGGACTCCCTCGGCGCCGACGGCGGTACGGAGCCCGTCCTGCGCACCCTGATCCGCACCCTCGCCGCGGGCGCCGGATCCGGGCCCTGA
- a CDS encoding ABC transporter ATP-binding protein, which yields MPDNGPRPHDNVLEVTGLRRSYGAVRAVDDVSFVLPEGGSLGIVGESGSGKTTTARIIVGLERADAGEVLVGGRNRTARGEGRGRARRLARAREVQMVFQDPYLSLDPRTSVEAALRETLRLHFPGRDHPGRIRELLDQVGLGTRAADALPRQLSGGQRQRVAIARALAVEPSVLVLDEAVAALDVSVQAQILNLLADIREQTRIGYLFITHDLGVVRCVTDEIVVMRRGRIVEAGATAEVLVAPRHPYTRLLLESVPRPGWDPEAIAAARRAL from the coding sequence ATGCCCGATAACGGACCCCGACCTCACGACAACGTCCTGGAGGTCACGGGGCTGCGCCGCTCGTACGGAGCCGTGCGCGCCGTGGACGACGTGTCCTTCGTCCTTCCCGAAGGCGGCTCGCTCGGGATCGTGGGGGAGTCCGGCTCCGGCAAGACCACCACCGCGCGGATCATCGTCGGCCTGGAGCGTGCCGACGCGGGCGAGGTCCTGGTCGGCGGCCGCAACCGGACCGCACGGGGGGAGGGCCGCGGCCGCGCGCGGCGCCTGGCCCGCGCCCGCGAGGTCCAGATGGTCTTCCAGGACCCGTACCTCTCCCTCGATCCGCGCACCAGCGTCGAGGCGGCCCTGCGCGAGACCCTGCGCCTGCACTTCCCGGGCCGCGACCACCCGGGGCGGATACGGGAGCTGCTCGACCAGGTGGGTCTGGGCACCCGGGCCGCCGACGCCCTGCCGCGCCAGCTGTCCGGCGGCCAGCGCCAGCGCGTCGCCATCGCCCGGGCCCTCGCCGTCGAGCCGTCCGTCCTCGTCCTGGACGAGGCGGTCGCCGCGCTCGACGTCTCCGTGCAGGCGCAGATCCTCAACCTGCTCGCGGACATCAGGGAGCAGACCCGCATCGGGTACCTCTTCATCACCCACGACCTGGGCGTCGTACGGTGCGTCACCGACGAGATCGTCGTGATGCGCCGCGGCCGGATCGTCGAGGCGGGCGCCACAGCCGAGGTGCTGGTCGCGCCCCGGCACCCGTACACCCGGCTGCTCCTGGAGTCGGTGCCCCGCCCGGGGTGGGACCCGGAGGCGATCGCCGCGGCCCGCCGGGCCCTGTAG
- a CDS encoding ABC transporter ATP-binding protein — protein MRPPHPTEPVPTLDIRGLRITLPDTARPVLDGVDLTVSTGETVALVGESGSGKSLTSRSALNLLPPGAAVEGAVRVGGEDVLTMTTDRLRAVRASAVAMVFQDPRAAVNPLRRIGDFLTESATLTRAMSRAQATARATELLRAVGLDPAVLRKYPGQVSGGMLQRVVIAAALMGDPVLLLADEPTTALDVTSQAEVVALLAGLRARFGTGLLFVTHDLDLAAAISDRVYVMYAGRIAESGPAEDLFAHPRHPYTAALLASTPRMDGPRGRLAAIEGQPPDLRQALPGCAFAARCPLATEVCDQQVPLPVAAPGRPGHLAACHHSDRLEGSTVDAR, from the coding sequence ATGAGACCGCCGCACCCCACCGAACCCGTGCCCACCCTCGACATCCGAGGGCTGCGGATCACCCTGCCCGATACCGCCCGGCCCGTCCTCGACGGCGTCGACCTCACGGTCTCCACCGGTGAGACCGTCGCCCTCGTCGGCGAGTCCGGCTCGGGCAAGAGCCTCACCTCGCGCAGCGCGCTGAACCTGCTGCCGCCCGGCGCCGCCGTCGAAGGAGCCGTGCGGGTCGGCGGCGAGGACGTCCTCACCATGACCACCGACCGGCTGCGCGCGGTACGCGCCTCCGCCGTGGCCATGGTCTTCCAGGACCCGCGCGCCGCCGTCAACCCACTGCGCCGCATCGGGGACTTCCTCACCGAGAGCGCCACACTGACCCGGGCCATGAGCCGGGCGCAGGCGACCGCGCGGGCCACCGAACTCCTGCGGGCGGTGGGCCTGGACCCGGCGGTGCTGCGCAAGTACCCCGGCCAGGTCTCCGGCGGCATGCTCCAGCGCGTGGTGATCGCGGCCGCCCTCATGGGGGACCCCGTCCTCCTGCTGGCCGACGAGCCCACCACCGCACTGGACGTCACCTCCCAGGCCGAGGTCGTCGCCCTGCTGGCGGGGCTCCGCGCCCGCTTCGGCACCGGTCTGCTGTTCGTCACGCACGACCTCGACTTGGCCGCGGCCATCAGCGACCGCGTCTACGTCATGTACGCCGGCCGGATCGCCGAGAGCGGGCCCGCCGAGGACCTCTTCGCGCACCCCCGGCACCCGTACACGGCCGCCCTGCTGGCCTCCACCCCGCGGATGGACGGCCCGCGCGGCAGGCTCGCCGCCATCGAGGGGCAGCCGCCGGACCTGCGCCAGGCCCTGCCCGGCTGCGCCTTCGCCGCTCGCTGCCCGCTCGCCACGGAGGTCTGCGACCAGCAGGTCCCCCTGCCCGTGGCCGCCCCGGGCCGCCCCGGACACCTGGCCGCCTGCCACCACAGCGACCGGCTCGAAGGGAGCACCGTCGATGCCCGATAA
- a CDS encoding ABC transporter permease — protein sequence MTAVLTRRPGLSRIRAAGSPLHLVCLVLVAVVVLAALLAPWLAPHDPNAVDLGDALAAPSAAHPLGVDAAGRDTLSRLLLGARTSLLGPLGVVAFSTVAGIAIGTAAAWRGGWIDSVLSRSTELVFAFPGMLLAILIISVYGEGLLAPVIALAVAYLPYVSRLTRSLVLAERARPYVSAYQVQGHSAPQICLRHILPNIAPVVLAQSTINFGYALMDLAGLSFLGLGVPALTPDWGRMVFDGQTAVQHGYPLSAILPCAFIVLTVVAFNVVGERWADRIARRAR from the coding sequence ATGACCGCCGTCCTCACCCGCCGGCCCGGCCTCTCCCGGATCCGCGCCGCCGGCTCCCCGCTCCACCTGGTCTGCCTGGTGCTCGTCGCCGTCGTCGTCCTGGCCGCCCTGCTGGCCCCCTGGCTCGCACCCCACGACCCCAACGCCGTCGACCTCGGCGACGCGCTGGCCGCACCCTCCGCCGCGCACCCGCTCGGCGTGGACGCCGCCGGCCGCGACACCCTCTCCCGGCTGCTGCTCGGCGCCCGCACCTCGCTCCTCGGACCGCTCGGCGTCGTCGCCTTCTCCACCGTCGCCGGCATCGCCATCGGCACGGCGGCGGCCTGGCGGGGCGGCTGGATCGACTCCGTGCTCTCCCGCAGCACCGAGCTCGTCTTCGCCTTCCCCGGCATGCTGCTGGCCATCCTGATCATCTCGGTCTACGGAGAGGGGCTGCTCGCCCCGGTCATCGCGCTCGCCGTGGCCTACCTGCCCTACGTCAGCCGCCTCACCCGCTCCCTGGTCCTGGCCGAACGGGCCCGCCCGTACGTCAGCGCCTACCAGGTGCAAGGCCACTCGGCGCCGCAGATCTGCCTGCGCCATATCCTGCCCAACATCGCCCCCGTCGTCCTCGCCCAGTCCACCATCAACTTCGGCTATGCCCTGATGGACCTCGCCGGACTGTCCTTCCTCGGGCTCGGCGTACCCGCCCTCACCCCGGACTGGGGCCGCATGGTCTTCGACGGCCAGACCGCCGTCCAGCACGGCTACCCGCTGTCCGCGATCCTGCCCTGCGCCTTCATCGTGCTGACCGTGGTCGCCTTCAACGTGGTCGGCGAACGCTGGGCCGACCGAATCGCCAGGAGGGCCCGATGA
- a CDS encoding ABC transporter permease, which translates to MSFVRFAVRRVAEMAATLLTASFVVFGAMYLAPGNPASFLLAGRSASPEALASINAQYHLDDPFLVRYFRWLGDVLQGDFGRSITYRTDVSRLLADRLPTTLLLIVMSLVVVVAVGLLLGRIAAVRGGATDSAVLVTTTFAVGTPSFVAAVLLQGLFAVNLGWFPSSGAGDGGLGDMLWHLTLPSVALALYLIGMLARVTRSAMLEALDSDHVTVARSRGVPERQVVRRHVFRNSLGTVLTTGGLIVSTLLVCTILVETAFSIGGIGQLLELSTTTKDFPTVQAISLIIVALFMAVNLVVDLLLPLVDPRVTLGTRSAAV; encoded by the coding sequence GTGAGTTTCGTCAGATTCGCCGTACGACGGGTGGCGGAGATGGCCGCCACCCTCCTGACGGCCTCGTTCGTGGTCTTCGGGGCCATGTACCTGGCACCGGGCAACCCGGCGAGCTTCCTGCTCGCCGGCCGCTCGGCCTCCCCGGAGGCCCTCGCCTCGATCAACGCCCAGTACCACCTGGACGATCCCTTCCTCGTGCGGTACTTCCGGTGGCTGGGCGACGTACTGCAGGGCGACTTCGGGCGGTCGATCACCTACCGCACCGACGTCTCCCGGCTGTTGGCGGACCGCCTGCCCACCACCTTGCTGCTCATCGTGATGTCGCTCGTCGTGGTCGTCGCCGTCGGCCTCCTCCTCGGCCGGATCGCGGCCGTCCGCGGCGGGGCCACCGACTCCGCGGTCCTCGTCACCACGACCTTCGCCGTCGGCACCCCGTCCTTCGTCGCGGCGGTCCTGCTGCAGGGCCTCTTCGCCGTCAACCTCGGCTGGTTCCCCAGCAGCGGCGCGGGCGACGGCGGTCTCGGCGACATGCTCTGGCACCTCACCCTCCCCTCCGTCGCCCTCGCGCTCTACCTGATCGGCATGCTCGCCCGGGTCACCCGCTCCGCCATGCTGGAAGCCCTCGACAGCGACCACGTCACCGTGGCCCGCAGCCGGGGCGTCCCCGAACGCCAGGTCGTCAGGCGCCACGTCTTCCGCAACTCGCTCGGCACCGTCCTGACCACCGGCGGGCTCATCGTCTCCACGCTGCTGGTGTGCACCATCCTGGTGGAGACGGCCTTCAGCATCGGCGGCATCGGCCAGCTCCTCGAACTGTCCACCACGACCAAGGACTTCCCGACCGTCCAGGCGATCTCCCTGATCATCGTCGCCCTCTTCATGGCCGTGAACCTGGTCGTGGACCTGCTGCTGCCCCTGGTCGACCCCAGGGTCACCCTCGGAACGAGGAGCGCCGCCGTATGA
- a CDS encoding ABC transporter substrate-binding protein, protein MTTTPPRTGRRFRGQRGQRGRLRPVAAAATAVLTAASLLAACSGPPKEKAGGVTDVRLSVSTPEAAGEIDSFTWAVYAEPPTLDYTVAFDYPQNTVLSNVCESLMRWTPGLTTEPGLAQKASNPDPTTWVYDLRPGVRFHDGKEMTADDVVFSLGRQRDPDNAAAWAQVFQNVASITKTGPLQVTVKLGKPDSQFPQYMATAAGVVVSKAAVEAAGKDYGTTGGLGCTGPFQLGTWNKGQSIELQRFDGYWGTKAKSKKAVFRVLTDPSARTNAMLSGEADGGYLIPTESYARLKSSGTGTLYFGEGLSTVNVNVTNMRGPLGDIRVRRALSLALDRSGFVKAGLGGAGTVTNSLTTRAAWAAAPERTLKTAFDSLPPTGQDIEKARALVKEAGADGKTLTVATSSIGQDVSLLATAVQAAGTRIGLDIQLKTIAPNAFTALFTDPQAREGIDMFPLTYYDSITDPLDLLQNFRTGAYMNFAGYSDPGYDKLVDEASAVYPVEQRMDIEAKLQHHASEQLLWIPVAEWPTALFMNKRITGAPTTISYMYYPWAADVGAAQ, encoded by the coding sequence ATGACCACCACCCCGCCCCGCACCGGCAGACGCTTCCGCGGCCAGCGCGGCCAGCGCGGCCGGCTCCGCCCCGTTGCCGCGGCCGCGACCGCCGTACTGACGGCCGCCTCCCTGCTCGCGGCCTGCTCCGGCCCGCCGAAGGAGAAGGCCGGCGGTGTCACCGACGTCAGGCTGTCCGTCTCCACCCCCGAGGCCGCCGGCGAGATCGACTCCTTCACCTGGGCCGTCTACGCCGAACCGCCCACCCTCGACTACACGGTGGCCTTCGACTACCCGCAGAACACCGTCCTGTCCAACGTGTGCGAGAGCCTGATGCGCTGGACCCCGGGCCTCACCACCGAGCCCGGCCTCGCCCAGAAGGCGTCCAACCCCGACCCCACCACCTGGGTCTACGACCTGCGTCCCGGCGTCCGCTTCCACGACGGCAAGGAGATGACCGCCGACGACGTCGTCTTCAGCCTCGGCCGCCAGCGGGACCCCGACAACGCCGCCGCCTGGGCCCAGGTGTTCCAGAACGTCGCCTCGATCACCAAGACCGGCCCGCTGCAGGTCACCGTCAAGCTCGGCAAGCCCGACTCGCAGTTCCCCCAGTACATGGCCACCGCCGCCGGAGTGGTCGTCTCGAAGGCCGCGGTCGAGGCGGCGGGCAAGGACTACGGCACCACGGGCGGCCTCGGCTGCACCGGCCCCTTCCAGCTCGGCACGTGGAACAAGGGCCAGTCGATCGAGCTGCAGCGCTTCGACGGCTACTGGGGCACCAAGGCCAAGTCCAAGAAGGCCGTCTTCCGCGTCCTGACCGATCCCTCCGCCCGGACGAACGCCATGCTCAGCGGCGAGGCCGACGGCGGGTACCTGATCCCCACCGAGAGCTACGCCCGCCTGAAGAGCAGCGGCACCGGCACCCTCTACTTCGGCGAGGGCCTCAGCACGGTCAACGTCAACGTCACCAACATGCGGGGCCCGCTCGGTGACATCCGCGTCCGCCGGGCCCTGTCCCTGGCGCTGGACCGCTCCGGCTTCGTCAAGGCCGGCCTCGGCGGGGCCGGCACCGTCACCAACTCCCTCACCACCCGCGCCGCCTGGGCCGCCGCCCCCGAACGCACCCTGAAGACCGCCTTCGACAGCCTGCCGCCCACCGGGCAGGACATCGAGAAGGCCAGGGCCCTCGTCAAGGAGGCCGGCGCCGACGGCAAGACGCTGACCGTGGCCACCAGTTCCATAGGCCAGGACGTCTCCCTCCTCGCCACCGCCGTCCAGGCGGCCGGCACCCGGATCGGCCTGGACATTCAGCTGAAGACGATCGCCCCGAACGCCTTCACCGCGCTGTTCACCGACCCCCAGGCGCGCGAGGGCATCGACATGTTCCCGCTGACCTACTACGACTCGATCACCGACCCGCTCGACCTGCTGCAGAACTTCAGGACCGGCGCGTACATGAACTTCGCCGGCTACAGCGACCCCGGGTACGACAAGCTCGTCGACGAGGCGAGCGCCGTCTACCCGGTCGAGCAGCGGATGGACATCGAGGCGAAGCTGCAGCACCATGCCTCGGAACAGCTGCTGTGGATCCCGGTCGCCGAGTGGCCCACCGCGCTGTTCATGAACAAGCGGATCACCGGCGCCCCCACCACCATCTCGTACATGTACTACCCGTGGGCCGCCGACGTGGGGGCCGCGCAGTGA
- a CDS encoding agmatine deiminase family protein, with protein MAEFRMPAEWSQHDGCLMAWPTREELWGSVLADVKEEYANVARAIAAFEPVTMVAPPGFGEDARALCGDGVTVIELPLDDSWFRDSAPLFVLDGDGNRAGVDFRFNAWGRKHHPFDADDRISGLLLEHLGVDRIPSGMILEGGAVTVDGEGTLITTEQCLLHPNRNPGMSRDQIEAELKSRLGVTKVIWLPYGGLLDTETDGHVDGVCAFAAPGTVVISLPADPDHPDHARMRANRAVLEATTDARGRRLEIIEVPQTAFADLADGEIEVSYLNYYVANGGVVVPVAGVPQDEGALAVIATAYPGRKVVGVRALAIAFGGGGVHCITQQIPAARTTA; from the coding sequence ATGGCCGAATTCCGTATGCCCGCCGAGTGGTCCCAGCACGACGGCTGTCTGATGGCCTGGCCCACCCGAGAGGAGCTGTGGGGCAGCGTGCTCGCCGACGTGAAGGAGGAGTACGCGAACGTCGCCCGCGCCATCGCCGCGTTCGAGCCCGTGACGATGGTCGCCCCGCCCGGTTTCGGTGAGGACGCCCGTGCCCTGTGCGGCGACGGCGTCACCGTCATCGAGCTGCCCCTCGACGACTCCTGGTTCCGCGACTCCGCCCCGCTGTTCGTCCTCGACGGCGACGGCAACCGCGCCGGCGTCGACTTCCGGTTCAACGCCTGGGGCCGCAAGCACCACCCGTTCGACGCCGACGACCGGATCAGCGGCCTGCTCCTGGAGCACCTCGGGGTCGACCGCATCCCCTCCGGCATGATCCTCGAAGGCGGGGCCGTCACCGTCGACGGCGAGGGCACGCTGATCACCACCGAGCAGTGCCTCCTGCACCCCAACCGCAACCCCGGCATGAGCCGCGACCAGATCGAGGCCGAGCTGAAGTCCCGGCTCGGTGTCACCAAGGTCATCTGGCTCCCGTACGGCGGCCTGCTCGACACCGAGACCGACGGTCACGTCGACGGCGTCTGCGCCTTCGCCGCCCCCGGCACGGTCGTCATCTCCCTGCCCGCCGACCCGGACCACCCCGACCACGCCCGGATGCGCGCCAACCGCGCCGTGCTGGAGGCCACCACGGACGCCCGCGGCCGCCGTCTGGAGATCATCGAGGTGCCGCAGACCGCCTTCGCCGACCTCGCCGACGGCGAGATCGAGGTGTCGTACCTCAACTACTACGTCGCCAACGGCGGCGTCGTCGTCCCGGTGGCCGGCGTGCCCCAGGACGAGGGGGCCCTCGCCGTGATCGCCACGGCCTACCCGGGCCGCAAGGTCGTCGGGGTACGGGCGCTCGCCATCGCGTTCGGCGGCGGCGGCGTCCACTGCATCACCCAGCAGATCCCCGCAGCGCGGACCACCGCCTGA
- a CDS encoding urease subunit alpha codes for MSKKIPHSDHCAPGSRHIDPHEYASVFGPRAGDRVRLGDSGLTVRVEHDAQKPGDEFLAGFGKTARDGLHLKAAAVRETCDVVISNVLVIDAVLGIRKVSIGIREGRIHAIGRAGNPDTLDGVDVVVGTGTSIVSGEGLIATAGAVDTHVHLLSPRIMEASLASGVTTIIGQEIGPSWGVGVNSPWALSHGFSAFDAWPVNIGFLARGSSSDAAPLVEALAEGGASGFKVHEDMGAHTRALDTALRVAEERDVQVALHSDGLNECLSVEDTLRVLDGRTIHAFHIEGCGGGHVPNVLKMAGVPNVIGSSTNPTLPFGRDAVAEHYGMIVSVHDLKPDLPGDAAMARDRIRAGTMGAEDVLHDLGAIGITSSDAQGMGRAGETIRRTFAMAAKMKGELGPMDGDGEGDDNARVLRYIAKLTINPAIAHGLAHEIGSIEVGKLADIVLWRPQFFGAKPQLVLKSGFPAYGVTGDPNAATDCCEPLVLGPLFGAHGAAPADLSVAFVSRAAADSGSSGGLATRRRRVAVRGTRGIGPKDMVGNARLGDVDVNARTGLVTLDGEPLRSEPAQQVSLNRLYFL; via the coding sequence ATGAGCAAGAAGATCCCGCACAGTGACCACTGCGCGCCGGGCAGCCGGCACATCGACCCGCACGAGTACGCGTCCGTCTTCGGTCCGCGGGCGGGGGACCGGGTGCGGCTTGGGGACTCCGGGCTGACCGTGCGGGTGGAGCACGACGCGCAGAAGCCCGGCGACGAGTTCCTGGCGGGTTTCGGCAAGACGGCCCGTGACGGTCTGCATCTGAAGGCCGCCGCCGTCCGCGAGACCTGCGACGTCGTCATCAGCAACGTGCTGGTCATCGACGCGGTGCTCGGTATCCGCAAGGTGTCGATCGGTATCCGCGAGGGCCGGATCCATGCGATCGGCCGGGCCGGCAACCCCGACACCCTCGACGGCGTCGACGTGGTCGTCGGCACCGGCACCTCGATCGTGTCGGGCGAGGGGCTGATCGCCACGGCCGGAGCCGTGGACACCCACGTGCACCTGCTCTCCCCGCGGATCATGGAGGCCTCGCTCGCGAGCGGCGTGACCACGATCATCGGCCAGGAGATCGGGCCGAGCTGGGGCGTCGGCGTCAACTCGCCCTGGGCCCTCAGCCACGGGTTCAGCGCCTTCGACGCCTGGCCGGTCAACATCGGCTTCCTCGCCCGCGGCTCCTCCTCCGACGCCGCCCCGCTGGTCGAGGCGCTGGCCGAGGGCGGTGCCTCCGGCTTCAAGGTCCACGAGGACATGGGCGCCCACACCCGGGCCCTGGACACGGCGCTGCGGGTGGCGGAGGAGCGCGACGTGCAGGTCGCGCTGCACAGCGACGGCCTCAACGAGTGCCTGTCGGTCGAGGACACCCTGCGGGTGCTGGACGGCCGGACGATCCACGCCTTCCACATCGAGGGCTGCGGCGGCGGACACGTCCCCAACGTCCTGAAGATGGCCGGCGTCCCCAACGTCATCGGGTCCTCGACCAATCCCACGCTGCCCTTCGGCCGGGACGCGGTCGCCGAGCACTACGGCATGATCGTCTCCGTCCACGACCTCAAGCCCGACCTGCCCGGCGACGCCGCCATGGCCCGCGACCGCATCCGCGCCGGGACGATGGGCGCCGAAGACGTCCTCCACGACCTCGGCGCCATCGGCATCACCTCCTCCGACGCCCAGGGCATGGGCCGGGCCGGCGAGACCATCCGCCGCACCTTCGCCATGGCCGCCAAGATGAAGGGCGAGCTCGGCCCGATGGACGGCGACGGCGAGGGCGACGACAACGCCCGCGTCCTGCGCTACATCGCCAAACTCACCATCAACCCGGCCATCGCCCACGGACTCGCCCACGAGATCGGCTCCATCGAGGTCGGCAAGCTCGCCGACATCGTCCTCTGGCGCCCCCAGTTCTTCGGCGCCAAGCCCCAGCTCGTCCTCAAGTCCGGCTTCCCGGCCTACGGGGTCACCGGCGACCCGAACGCCGCCACCGACTGCTGCGAGCCGCTCGTCCTCGGTCCCCTGTTCGGTGCGCACGGCGCGGCGCCCGCCGATCTCTCGGTCGCCTTCGTCAGCCGCGCCGCCGCCGACTCCGGCTCCTCCGGGGGCCTGGCCACCCGGCGCCGCCGGGTCGCCGTGCGCGGCACGCGCGGTATCGGGCCGAAGGACATGGTCGGCAACGCCCGCCTCGGCGATGTCGACGTGAACGCCAGAACCGGGCTCGTGACGCTCGACGGCGAGCCCCTGCGTTCCGAGCCGGCCCAGCAGGTCTCCCTGAACCGCCTCTACTTCCTCTAG
- the ureA gene encoding urease subunit gamma yields MPLTPTERDRLLLFTAAELARARHARGLRLNVPEATALIADTVCEAARDGLRLADALERGRSVLGPDDVLPGVVDIVTEIQVEAVFEDGTRLAAISEPFGAQERDDRAPGAVLPASDTVAAPDPVVTLAVRNTAAVPVSVTSHFHFFEANPRLDFDRAAAFGMRLAVAAGSSTRFDSGATVEVGLVPVGGDRIAIGFAGLVDGPLDAPGAKALALAKAAACGYLGAAAAAAAAAAAAAAEREGGGLT; encoded by the coding sequence ATGCCCCTGACCCCCACCGAACGTGACCGGCTCCTGCTCTTCACCGCCGCCGAACTGGCCCGCGCCCGGCACGCCCGAGGCCTGCGGCTCAACGTCCCCGAAGCGACCGCCCTGATCGCGGACACGGTGTGCGAGGCGGCGCGCGACGGGCTGCGCCTGGCCGACGCCCTTGAGCGGGGCCGTAGCGTCCTCGGCCCGGACGACGTGCTCCCCGGGGTCGTCGACATCGTCACCGAGATCCAGGTCGAGGCCGTCTTCGAGGACGGCACCCGGCTGGCCGCGATCAGCGAACCCTTCGGCGCCCAGGAGCGCGACGACCGGGCCCCGGGCGCGGTGCTGCCCGCCTCGGACACGGTTGCCGCGCCGGACCCCGTCGTGACCCTCGCCGTGCGCAACACCGCGGCCGTGCCGGTGAGCGTGACCTCGCACTTCCACTTCTTCGAGGCGAACCCGCGGCTCGACTTCGACCGGGCCGCGGCTTTCGGGATGCGGCTGGCCGTGGCCGCCGGGTCCTCCACCCGGTTCGACTCGGGCGCCACCGTCGAGGTCGGCCTGGTCCCCGTGGGCGGGGACCGGATCGCGATCGGTTTCGCGGGCCTGGTCGACGGGCCCCTGGACGCGCCCGGGGCCAAGGCGCTCGCGCTGGCGAAGGCGGCGGCCTGCGGATATCTGGGCGCAGCCGCAGCCGCAGCCGCCGCCGCAGCCGCAGCCGCCGCCGAACGCGAGGGCGGAGGCCTGACATGA